One window from the genome of Myxococcales bacterium encodes:
- a CDS encoding pyruvate dehydrogenase complex E1 component subunit beta, which produces MPVISYREALNQAMREEMDRDPDIFIMGEEVGHYQGAYKVTQGLLQRFSERRVIDAPIAEMGFAGIGVGAAMVGLRPIIEFMTFNFSLVAIDQIINNAAKIYQMSAGQYHIPIVFRGPGGPAVQVGSQHSQSLESFYAHVPGLKVIMPSNAYDAKGLLKAAIRDDNPVVFIEGETLYNTTGEVPTDEYVLPIGKGDIKRQGRDVTLIAWSKMVNTCLDAAKTLAAEGIECEVVDPRTLRPLDTELIVDSVNKTSRAVIVEQGWPVAGFGAEVAYQIQRHCLDRLDAPVERVTSDDVPMPYAKNLEDEVQPQIHDVVAAVKRAMYLQ; this is translated from the coding sequence ATGCCGGTGATTAGCTATCGAGAAGCCTTAAACCAAGCCATGCGCGAGGAGATGGACCGCGATCCGGACATCTTTATTATGGGCGAAGAGGTCGGCCACTACCAAGGCGCCTACAAGGTCACGCAGGGGCTGCTCCAGCGCTTTTCCGAGCGCCGCGTCATCGACGCGCCGATTGCCGAGATGGGCTTTGCCGGCATCGGCGTCGGCGCCGCCATGGTCGGCCTGCGCCCCATTATCGAGTTCATGACGTTTAATTTTTCACTCGTCGCCATCGATCAAATCATCAACAACGCGGCCAAGATCTATCAGATGAGCGCGGGGCAGTATCACATTCCCATCGTGTTTCGCGGTCCTGGCGGCCCGGCGGTGCAGGTTGGCTCGCAACACAGCCAATCGCTCGAATCGTTTTACGCGCATGTGCCGGGGCTCAAGGTGATTATGCCGTCCAATGCGTATGACGCCAAGGGCCTGCTCAAGGCCGCCATCCGCGATGACAACCCCGTGGTCTTCATCGAAGGCGAAACGCTTTACAACACCACGGGCGAGGTGCCGACCGATGAATACGTCTTGCCGATCGGCAAAGGCGACATCAAGCGGCAAGGCCGCGACGTCACGCTGATTGCGTGGTCCAAGATGGTCAACACGTGCCTCGACGCGGCCAAGACGCTCGCCGCCGAGGGCATCGAATGCGAGGTCGTCGACCCGCGCACGCTGCGCCCGCTCGACACCGAGCTCATCGTCGACTCGGTCAATAAAACCAGCCGCGCCGTCATAGTCGAGCAAGGCTGGCCCGTTGCCGGCTTTGGCGCCGAGGTGGCCTACCAGATCCAGCGCCACTGCCTCGACCGCCTCGATGCGCCCGTCGAACGCGTGACCTCGGACGATGTGCCGATGCCGTACGCCAAAAACTTAGAAGACGAAGTTCAACCCCAAATTCACGATGTCGTCGCCGCGGTGAAGCGCGCGATGTATCTGCAATAG